A single genomic interval of Arthrobacter globiformis harbors:
- a CDS encoding polyprenyl synthetase family protein, translating into MMVAEQLRVEQADFVAAVAGKLTDFLTTRQSIMTAISPDIDPIMGSISNLVTGGKRLRALMCYWGWRGAGGPASAEDIITAGAALELFQAAALIHDDIIDRSDTRRGGPSVHRRFSQLHESQGWALDSERFGHAAAILAGDLCLSFSEEAFTDIGATAASGSRARLIFNLMRSEVMAGQYLDILEEVAGPVRDRAGAVSRAQSIIRFKSAKYSTEHPLALGGALGGASDELLRGYSAFALPLGEAFQLRDDVLGVFGDPVTTGKPAGDDLREGKRTVLVAFALDLATPEESEFIDSRLGSPELGEDDVAEIRRIIADCGALQATEVLIEEFGAAAYAALELLPLEDLPKTALRRLAEATVSRAA; encoded by the coding sequence GTGATGGTGGCCGAGCAGCTTCGCGTTGAGCAGGCGGACTTCGTGGCCGCCGTAGCGGGAAAGCTGACAGACTTCCTGACCACCCGGCAGTCGATCATGACGGCAATCTCCCCGGACATCGATCCCATCATGGGATCCATCTCCAACCTGGTCACCGGCGGAAAACGGTTGCGCGCCCTCATGTGCTACTGGGGATGGCGCGGAGCGGGCGGCCCTGCCTCCGCGGAGGACATCATCACGGCAGGCGCGGCCCTTGAGCTGTTCCAGGCCGCCGCCTTGATCCACGACGACATCATCGACCGGTCGGACACCCGCCGGGGCGGGCCCAGCGTGCACCGCCGGTTCAGCCAGCTCCACGAGTCCCAGGGCTGGGCCCTCGACAGCGAACGCTTCGGCCACGCCGCAGCCATCCTGGCCGGCGATCTGTGCTTGTCCTTCAGCGAGGAAGCCTTCACCGATATCGGCGCAACGGCGGCCTCAGGAAGCAGGGCAAGGCTGATCTTCAACCTGATGCGTTCGGAGGTCATGGCCGGCCAGTATCTGGACATCCTCGAAGAGGTGGCCGGGCCGGTCCGGGACCGAGCCGGCGCCGTCAGCCGCGCCCAGTCAATCATCCGTTTCAAGTCGGCCAAGTACTCGACGGAACATCCGCTCGCCCTGGGCGGGGCGCTCGGCGGGGCCTCTGACGAACTGCTCCGGGGCTACTCCGCGTTCGCGCTCCCCCTGGGCGAGGCCTTCCAGCTTCGCGACGACGTCCTCGGCGTGTTCGGGGACCCGGTGACCACCGGAAAGCCTGCGGGCGACGACCTCCGGGAGGGCAAGCGGACCGTGCTCGTGGCCTTCGCACTGGATCTGGCCACCCCCGAGGAGTCCGAGTTCATCGACTCAAGGCTCGGCAGCCCCGAGCTGGGCGAGGACGACGTGGCCGAGATCCGCCGGATTATTGCGGACTGCGGAGCGCTGCAGGCCACGGAGGTGCTCATCGAGGAGTTCGGCGCGGCGGCGTACGCAGCCCTCGAGCTTCTGCCGCTGGAAGACCTCCCCAAGACCGCGCTGCGGCGGCTGGCCGAGGCGACTGTGAGCCGGGCCGCCTAA
- a CDS encoding lytic transglycosylase domain-containing protein, with product MTTTRSTKQSPRPGLPLIAAATATLPAVMLSSLAVAQPAAADARPKTVPATLAAAIEAQAAAVKAGIIPAASVPAALPSGLQPTRVTPTAHTVARGDTVSGIAGRYGLSTTAVLKLNNLKSNSVIYPGQRIKLKAAAAPAARTAAAPASTPARTYTVKSGDTLGGIAGRHGVRLSQVLSWNGLKVSSIIYPGQKIRLGAGTAVAAAPTKAAAPAGTPSGSYVIKSGDTLSGIAARHGVKLAAILSANRLKLTSVIYPGQKLAIPGKASAVQPASSVTPLVPSSFLGYTYPAAVVSSANKNKALLNASPVPSLAQMQSIVADTARRMGVDPALAQAFAYQESGFNQRAVSPANAIGTMQVIPSSGEWASDLVGRKLNLLDPYDNATAGVAIIRQLMRTSKNLDYAIAGYYQGQYSVNKHGMYSDTKHYVAAIKAHRKTFS from the coding sequence ATGACGACGACCCGCTCCACCAAGCAGTCACCCCGGCCGGGCCTGCCGCTGATCGCGGCCGCGACGGCCACGCTCCCTGCCGTCATGCTTTCCTCCCTTGCGGTCGCCCAGCCCGCAGCGGCCGACGCCCGGCCCAAGACAGTGCCCGCAACACTCGCCGCCGCCATCGAGGCGCAGGCGGCCGCAGTCAAAGCGGGCATCATCCCCGCAGCCTCCGTGCCGGCTGCGCTCCCGTCGGGCCTGCAACCCACCCGCGTCACCCCAACGGCCCACACGGTGGCCCGCGGGGACACGGTCAGCGGCATCGCCGGCCGGTACGGGCTGAGCACCACTGCCGTGCTAAAGCTCAACAACCTGAAGTCGAACTCCGTGATCTACCCGGGGCAGCGGATCAAACTAAAGGCTGCCGCGGCTCCTGCAGCGAGGACTGCTGCGGCACCCGCGAGCACCCCTGCCCGGACGTACACGGTCAAGTCCGGCGACACTCTGGGCGGCATCGCCGGGCGGCATGGCGTCAGGCTCTCCCAAGTGCTCAGCTGGAACGGGCTCAAGGTGTCATCGATCATCTACCCCGGCCAGAAGATCCGGCTCGGTGCCGGCACCGCTGTTGCGGCGGCCCCAACCAAGGCGGCAGCACCGGCTGGCACCCCCTCAGGTTCCTATGTCATCAAGTCCGGGGACACACTGTCCGGTATTGCAGCCAGGCACGGCGTCAAGCTCGCGGCCATCCTGTCGGCGAACCGGCTGAAGCTCACCAGCGTCATCTACCCCGGCCAGAAGCTCGCCATTCCCGGGAAGGCCAGCGCCGTCCAGCCGGCATCCAGCGTCACGCCGCTCGTACCCAGCTCCTTCCTCGGCTACACCTACCCGGCAGCCGTTGTCAGCTCGGCCAACAAGAACAAGGCCCTGCTGAACGCCTCGCCGGTTCCGTCCCTGGCCCAGATGCAGTCCATCGTGGCTGACACCGCCAGGCGGATGGGCGTGGATCCGGCACTGGCACAGGCTTTCGCGTATCAGGAATCCGGGTTCAACCAACGTGCTGTGTCACCGGCCAATGCCATCGGCACCATGCAGGTCATCCCCTCATCCGGCGAATGGGCATCTGACCTCGTGGGCCGGAAGCTGAACCTGCTTGACCCGTACGACAACGCCACCGCCGGAGTTGCGATCATCCGCCAGCTGATGCGGACCAGCAAGAACCTGGATTACGCCATCGCCGGCTACTACCAGGGCCAGTACTCGGTCAACAAGCACGGTATGTACTCCGACACCAAGCACTACGTGGCAGCAATCAAGGCACACCGCAAGACCTTCAGCTGA
- a CDS encoding Stk1 family PASTA domain-containing Ser/Thr kinase: MQENALGSFVGSLVDNRYQVKSRLARGGMSTVYVATDQRLDRDVALKVLHPHLVNDGNFLDRLAREARAAAKLSHPHVVGVLDQGHDGDTAYLVMEYIKGHTLRDVINSKGALSPRLALALIDPVVEGLGAAHAAGMIHRDVKPENVLIADDGRIKIGDFGLARAVTTTTSTGALIGTIAYLSPELVLGKPADARSDIYATGIMLFEMLTGRQPFEGDVPIQVAYQHVNSTVGAPSGLVPGLVQEVDELVQWCTASDPEQRPVDGNALLAELRHIRTNLTDSELDLQPPAAIQAAAAAGIVPDAGPPGMSAPPAPARMPSRMPGSPPGRGDPRAQGNQENQGSNGNHTELLAPISGDEVPRGRPTEVISRTSNPTTVFSTPVSSTPASSRSGPVLPSYGFDDDDEAEAGPLPLGKREQRKLDWHEQKERSRAAATPVRTLREGNARRRGALWIVVLVLLALLATGAGWFFGMGPGSPGTVPAVANRTVAEAQQLLRDAGFQSSTQDVFDDDVKAGLVVGSEPGAGTEIRKFQQVSLFVSKGPQLFPVPQLTGKTLDASKEALNGAEMALGKVTGKFDEEVPAGTVLGQAPAAGTPVRHGTPVSLTVSKGPQPIPVPDVRGQDQDEAFRSIEAAGLKAVVADETVHDKNVPKGAVVSQEPASGNLTRGQTVTLTISEGPKLVKVPNYIGKQVREAREALEKRGFEVRVNEVLGGFFGTVRDQDPVDTEVPEGSVITLTVV; the protein is encoded by the coding sequence GTGCAGGAAAACGCTTTAGGCAGTTTCGTTGGCTCGCTGGTGGACAACCGCTACCAGGTGAAGTCCCGGTTGGCGCGGGGCGGGATGTCCACGGTTTATGTGGCCACGGACCAGAGGCTGGACCGTGATGTTGCCTTGAAAGTCCTCCATCCCCACCTGGTCAACGACGGCAATTTCCTCGACCGTCTGGCCCGCGAAGCACGGGCAGCCGCAAAGCTCTCACACCCGCACGTGGTGGGCGTCCTCGACCAGGGGCACGACGGAGACACCGCCTACCTCGTGATGGAGTACATCAAGGGGCACACCCTCCGCGACGTCATCAACAGCAAGGGCGCCCTGTCCCCCCGGCTGGCCCTGGCACTCATCGATCCGGTGGTGGAAGGCCTGGGGGCTGCCCACGCCGCAGGCATGATCCACCGCGACGTCAAGCCGGAGAACGTCCTGATCGCCGACGACGGCCGGATCAAGATCGGCGACTTCGGCCTCGCACGCGCCGTGACAACGACAACCAGCACAGGTGCCTTGATCGGCACTATCGCATACCTCTCACCTGAACTGGTCCTTGGCAAACCGGCCGACGCACGAAGCGACATCTACGCCACGGGCATCATGCTGTTCGAGATGCTCACAGGACGCCAGCCGTTCGAGGGTGACGTCCCCATCCAGGTGGCCTACCAGCACGTGAACTCCACTGTGGGCGCCCCCTCCGGCCTGGTTCCCGGGCTCGTGCAAGAGGTGGATGAACTCGTGCAGTGGTGTACCGCCAGCGACCCCGAGCAGCGGCCGGTGGACGGCAACGCCCTGCTGGCGGAACTCCGCCATATCCGGACCAACCTCACCGACTCCGAACTTGATCTGCAACCCCCCGCAGCCATCCAGGCGGCCGCGGCGGCGGGCATAGTCCCCGACGCCGGCCCGCCCGGCATGAGCGCTCCGCCCGCACCCGCCCGGATGCCGTCCCGAATGCCGGGAAGCCCGCCCGGCCGGGGAGACCCGCGAGCACAAGGCAACCAGGAAAACCAGGGAAGCAACGGAAACCATACCGAGCTGCTGGCACCCATTAGCGGCGATGAAGTCCCCCGGGGCCGCCCCACAGAAGTCATTTCACGGACCAGCAACCCCACCACCGTGTTTTCCACCCCTGTCTCTTCAACCCCCGCCTCTTCAAGATCCGGTCCGGTCCTCCCGTCCTACGGATTCGACGACGACGACGAGGCGGAGGCGGGCCCGCTCCCCTTGGGCAAGCGGGAACAGCGGAAGCTGGACTGGCACGAACAAAAGGAACGGTCGCGCGCCGCGGCCACTCCCGTCCGGACGCTCCGGGAGGGAAATGCCCGGCGCAGGGGCGCTCTTTGGATCGTGGTCCTGGTGCTCCTAGCCCTCCTTGCCACCGGTGCGGGATGGTTCTTCGGCATGGGACCAGGCTCCCCCGGTACCGTGCCGGCCGTGGCAAACAGGACAGTGGCGGAGGCCCAGCAACTGCTGCGGGACGCAGGCTTCCAGTCCAGCACCCAGGACGTCTTCGATGACGACGTCAAGGCCGGACTCGTGGTGGGTTCCGAACCTGGCGCCGGAACGGAAATCCGTAAATTTCAGCAGGTCTCGCTGTTCGTGTCCAAGGGTCCGCAGCTGTTTCCCGTGCCGCAGCTGACCGGCAAGACGCTCGATGCGTCCAAGGAAGCACTCAACGGCGCCGAGATGGCGCTAGGCAAGGTCACCGGGAAATTCGACGAGGAGGTCCCGGCAGGAACGGTCCTGGGCCAGGCCCCGGCGGCGGGAACGCCCGTGCGGCATGGCACGCCGGTCAGCCTCACAGTTTCGAAGGGCCCGCAGCCCATTCCGGTGCCGGACGTGCGCGGACAGGACCAGGACGAGGCTTTCCGCTCCATTGAAGCTGCCGGACTCAAAGCTGTGGTGGCCGACGAAACGGTGCATGACAAGAACGTCCCGAAGGGGGCCGTGGTCAGCCAGGAACCCGCTTCGGGAAACCTGACAAGAGGCCAAACGGTCACCCTGACGATTTCCGAGGGGCCCAAGCTCGTGAAGGTGCCCAACTACATCGGCAAGCAGGTCCGCGAGGCCCGCGAAGCCTTGGAAAAGCGCGGTTTTGAAGTCCGC
- a CDS encoding Rv2175c family DNA-binding protein — protein sequence MSTVETLVGDWLPLPDVAQLLDVSITKVHGLLDERALAALRIGERRIRSVPAAFLQDGHVVDSLKGTILVLADAGFSDEELIGWLFTPDESLRGRPIDALREGRKTEIRRRAQSLAW from the coding sequence GTGAGTACTGTAGAAACCCTTGTAGGCGACTGGTTGCCCCTGCCCGACGTTGCCCAGTTGCTGGATGTGTCCATTACCAAAGTCCACGGGCTCCTTGACGAGCGCGCGCTGGCCGCCCTGCGGATCGGGGAACGCCGGATCCGTTCGGTGCCCGCGGCCTTCCTCCAGGACGGCCACGTCGTGGACAGCCTTAAGGGCACGATTCTTGTGCTGGCAGACGCGGGATTCTCGGACGAAGAGCTTATCGGCTGGCTCTTCACCCCTGACGAGTCACTGCGGGGGCGGCCCATCGATGCCCTTCGCGAGGGTCGCAAGACGGAAATCCGGCGCCGGGCGCAGTCCCTGGCCTGGTAA